GAATTTGAAAAACGATTGGTTGAAGAAGGATTAGCAGCATTTGCACAACCGATTGGCAGGATGAAAGTAAAAGGAGAAAAAGTAATTTCCTTAATATAAATCCTGTGTTTCAATTAAATCCAATATTTCATCCGGATTTATTTTTTTGATTTTTTTAGGTACAGTTGGGATGTCTCCATTTCCTTTGTTTATACCATTATCTCCCGAATCAATTGTATTATTCAGGTCTTTGGCATCATACATCAAGCTATTGTTGTAAGTTGATTTTGTTTTACCAAAACGAAGTACCAAACCGAAATTGACAAAAATGCTTCCTTTAATTCTTTCAGAATAATAGTTTTTATAAGTAGCTGAATTATTTCTAACAAGAGTTGTCGAATAAAACTGAATTTGATTTCTGGTTGTGAAACCACCACTTACATAAAGGTTGAAAAAATTAGAGGGTTGAACATCCAAACGTAATCCTGATAAAAATTCATATCGCCCAAAATACAATTTATCGTTGTCTTCAATGCTGCCGATTTTCAGTGAATCGGTGTTTGCAAATGTATAGAGCCCACCTTGTGGTTTGGTGTATAAACTGGTACGCACATATTTACCAATCGGCACATTGAGTGTCATTCCGCGTGGAAACTGAATACTGAAATTTGTTTTATCCAATCGCCCGACACGGATTCCAACGTAAGGAAGTTGATAACGATTACCCCAAAGGAAGGAGCGTGTATATCCCACTCTAAAACTAAAATATTCGTTTGCAGTAAAATTATAAAGAAGGGTGGATGCCAAGCGGTAGGTTTTGGTGTATGCATATCCTCTGTCGCGCGTAACAAATGGTGATAACTCAACAAAGAAAATACTCTTCTTTCCATTACTGTAAAAACCTCTGCAACCAACTGAAAGCTTATTCAGGTTGTGTTTATCAATCCCTTCGAAATTGAGTTTCAAACTTGTAAAATTTCCTGTAAGCAATAAATTTAAGGTAGAAATTTTCGTACTGTCTTTGTTATAAATATCTCGTGTAACAATCGGGAAATTATACCCGATTGAAAACTGACTCACTTGGTAAGAACCAAGCAATTTGGAAACCTGATTAATGGTATCCAAATCTCTTTTTCCGGTTGAATAATAATCGAGGTAAAATGTTTTGTTGAAGTAATGCTTGGGAGGTTTTACCTTTTTTGTAGAATCGGTAGCAATAAATGCTGAAAGCTTTGTAGCAAAAAGTACAAAGCTTATCAGTAAAATTAGATATCGTTTATTCGGCTTCACAATTCTATCAGTTTTCTTTCACTATTTTGATTAATTCCTTTTTAAAATCTTCTTCTGCTCGTCTTACAGCGGAAACTTTTTTGACCGGTAGAATTTTTTTGAATTTATCGTAATATTCTTTGTAGAGTTCATACTCTTTCTGTTTTACGTTTAATTCAGCCGCCAAATACGCTTCTGCTTCTTTGTCGGTTGCAAAATCGTAATTTGTTTTGGCATTGTATTGCAAGCGGAATGTTTTGCGAACAGCATCCAGCTTATCGTTCATTTCATTGTATAAAGGCCAGAAAGCTTGGGATTCAGCAGCAGTAAAGCTTACCTTTTTAGAAATGAATGCAGCCCTCAATGCATCAATCTTATCCTTCTTATCACCTTGTGCAAAGGCGGTGTTGATGGCAAACACCAACAGGAGCGTAAAAAGGATATGTTTAAAAATCAATTTCATTATTTTTTATTCGAATTAAGAGAATCGTCAGCCGAAACTTCATCGGTAGTTAATTGTTGATCCAATAACGCTTCGTCCACCATTTCATATAAACTTTCATCATCAAAATCCTGAATGTTCTTATCATTTAAGATTTCATTCTTTTCTAAACACGCCAATGTCATGCAATCACCCTTTAAAACGGTAGTATCTTTTTGATTAAAATACCAGATTGCAGAAAGACCGACAATTAGAACCAAACTCGCAGCAATCGCCATTTGAGGTTTGAACAAGACAGAAATCAATTGTCGAACGACACCGGATTGCTGTTTAGTACTATGCATTTTTTCCTTTACATCTTCGGACTTCTCTTCAAAATAAGCAGGAGCCACTTTAAAAACATTTTTCTTTGGAATTGAAGAGAGTACTGAAAATTCTTTTAATTCCGATTCTAATTCCAATTTATCAACAACTTTCTTTTCTAAATTTTGAAAATAATTTTCAGGCAGGGACTTTAGAACTGGCTTTTTAGTAGTTGCCAATTCTGGAAAAGCTGATAGTTCGTATTTATATTCTATAGCATTGGCAAGCGTTTCGAAATAATTTTGCGGCACCGTAAACGTTGATTTTCGATTTTCAGAAAGTGTTTTATAGGCGGCTAATTCTTGTTCGTGTTCAATCTTGTTCATTACACGCGCAGAAAAAGAATCAAAATAACCTTTCGGAAGAGCAAACGAATTTTTCTTCTCCCATTGGGATAAGAAATTTTCTTCGTTTAGGTTATTGTAATTATTTTTACTCATCTTAAATTCTATTTATTAAGCAACACTTCTTCTATCTTCTTTGCCCCATAGGGACAAAGTATTCTATTTTATTTAGTCATCTGAATTCTTTCAACTTCACGTCCTAACGATTAAGCAACACTTCTTCAATCTTCTTTGCCGCAATGTGATACGATGATTTTAATGCTCCAACAGATGTTTCCAGAATTTCCGACATTTCCTCGTATGGTGTTTCATCGTAGTAACGCATATTAAAAACGATGCGTTGCTTTTCTGGTAATGTCAAAATTGCTTTTTGTAATTTCAACTGTATCTCATCTCCCTCAAAATACGTATCCGATGAAAGCGAATTACTTAAATGATACTCAATCGGATGAATGGACGTTACATTGCTGCGCTTTTGTCTTAAAAAAGAAATCGATTCGTTGGTTCCTATTCTAAATAACCAGGTATAAATTTTCGAATCGCCTTTAAATGTTTCCATTCCCTTCCATGCTTTTATAAATGTGTTTTGTAAAACATCATCTGCATCATCATGATCAATTACAATTTTTCGAATGTGCCAGTATAATCGTTCTTGATATTGTTTCATCATGAAATGAATGGACATATTTCGCGATTGCTCGTTCTGAAACATGGCTATTATTTCCTGATCTGTATACTGCTGCATCACCTGTATTTGTGGTTAGACGTAGTGAAAATGGTAAAGTTTAATCGGATTTGAATTTACTTCAAATAACTTGCAAAACACTGATAGACAAGACATTAAAAACAAACGGATTTAAATGTTTCGATTACTTCTTTGATTTCTGCCTCTGTGGTGTATTTCCCTAAACTAAAGCGAATAGAGGAATAGGAATCTTCATCACTCAAGCCCATCGCTTTTAAAACATGAGATGGTTCAGCAACTGCAGAATTACAGGCTGAGCCCATCGCAACCGCAATGGATGGAATTTGCTTTAGGATGGTTTCGGAGCGGATGCCACCAAAACAAATATTCGTAGTCGTGTACAACCGATTTTTTGTACTCCCATTGATAAAGGTATTCGGTCGTTCACATAACAATTGCTCCAGGCGTGTGCGCAATTTGGAGATCCGCACAGCATCATCCCACATTTCTTGTGCAGCAAGTTCGCAAGCTTTTCCTAAGCCAACAATTCCAGGTACATTTAATGTCCCTGAACGCAATCCACGTTCATGTCCTCCTCCATCAATTTGTGGAAACAAAGTAACTCGCGGATCCTTTCTACGAACATACAAGGCTCCAACACCTTTCGGTCCGTAAAATTTATGTGCACTCACACACATTATATCTACATGCTCTTCCTGCACATCAATTGTAATTTTACCAACTGCTTGTGTGGCGTCACAAAATAAGAAACTTTGATTAGCATGCACGAGATCTGCAATTTCTTTGATTGGCTGAATCACTCCTGTTTCGTTATTTGCATACATAACAGCAACAAGAATGGTTTCCGGAGTTAAGGCCTCTTTTAATTCTTGCAAATCAATCATTCCCTCTCTGTCCACATTCAAATAGGTAACTAATGCTCCCCTTTTTTCAAGCGCTTTGCAGGTATCCAACACCGCTTTGTGTTCTGTTTTTACGGTAATGATGTGTTTGCCCTTCGATTGATAATTTTCCCAAACACCTTTAATGGCCAAATTAATTCCTTCGGTTGAACCGGATGTAAAAACAATTTCCTGATCCAAACAATTTAGGAGATTGGCCACCTGCTGACGAGCAACTTTAACAGCTTCCTCCGCAATCCAACCAAACGCATGGGTGCGACTGGCTGCATTGCCGAAATTTTGGTTAAAATAGGGCAACATCACATCCAACACCCGTTGGTCGACAGGTGTTGTGGCATTGTAATCTAAATAAATGGGGGTTTTCACATGACAAAAATACACAATTGAACAACCTCATCCTAAATCCTTCTCCTTGAAAAAGGAGAAGGACTTTAACCGCTGCTAAAAAGGGACTTAGGTTTAATTTTAAAGGCAACTCACCTCAAAAAAGATTCCCATTCTAACTAGAATCACACGATAATAACTCCTTTAAAATACATTATTTTAGGGCAAAAGGCTCGCTATTTAGAATTATTCTTAACTTTGCAATCGTAAAAATGACTGTGCTAAAAGTCCAATCCAAATTGAATATTGACATCCATAAAATACGGGCAGATTTTCCGATACTTTCTCGCAAAGTAAATGGAAAACCGCTTATTTATTTCGACAATGGCGCTACGGCTCAAAAACCAAAATCGGTGATTGATGCAATTGATACGTATTATAAAAATCAAAATGCAAATATTCACCGTGGTGTTCATACGTTAAGTCAGGAAATTACTGTTGCTTATGAAAATGCTCGTTCTACCGTTCAAAAACATTTGAATGCAAAACATGCACATGAAATCATTTTCACCAGAGGCACAACCGATTCTATCAATTTAGTAGCAAGCTCATTCGGAAAAAAATTCATTTCCAAAGGAGATGAAATTTTAATATCTGCAATGGAGCATCACTCCAACATCCTTCCATGGCAGCAAGTATGCGAAGAAAAAGGTGCCATCCTTAAAGTGATTCCGATTAATGAAAATGGAGAATTAATCATTTCCGAATACAAGCGTTTATTAACAGACAAAACAAAGATTGTTGCTGTAACACATATCTCCAATACACTTGGAACCATTAATCCAATTGAAGAAATCATTGCATTGGCACATGTAAAAAACATTCCCGTATTGGTGGATGGTGCGCAAGCGGTTCCGCATACGGGTGTAGATGTTCAATTGTTGAGTGCAGATTTTTATGTGTTTAGCGGACATAAACTTTTCGGTCCGACCGGAGTTGGAATTCTTTACGGAAAAGAAAAATGGTTAAATGAATTACCACCATATCAAGTTGGAGGTGGCACCATTAAAACCGTTACGTTTGAAAAAACAGAGTATGCCGGTTTGCCTTTAAAGTTTGAAGCAGGAACGCCTCATATCGAAGGTGGAATTGGACTTGCTGCGGCAATTGATTATGTAAATGAAATTGGATTAGAAAATATTGCTGCTTACGAGCACGAATTATTAGTGTACGCCACCGAAGCACTTTTAAAAATTGAAGGCGTAAAAATTATTGGTACAGCAAAAGAAAAAGCAAGTGTGATTTCATTTGTTGTGGATGGTTTGCATCCATTTGATGTGGGAACCATTCTGGATCAATTAGGCATTGCTGTTCGCACCGGACATCATTGTACACAACCGTTAATGCAATTTTACAAGGTACCCGGAACATTAAGAGCATCGTTTGCTTTCTATAATACCAAAGAAGAGATTGATGTGTTTATTGAAGGATTAAAGAAAGCGATTAATATGCTGAAGTAATGGGAAAGTCCAACGTTTAAATGTCCAAAGTTGGAATGTTATAAACGAAAGAAGAATAGTAAAAGAAGTTGAACAGTTAAAAAGTATTATGGCAAAAATCAATAGCTTCGAAGATATTCAAGCTTGGCAAAAAGCACGTGAATTAAATAAGGAGATATACAAAGTTTCAAATGGTGGAGCATTTAGTAAAGATTATGGATTGAGAGACCAAATCAGAAGAGCTAGTGTTTCTATTGTTTCTAATATTGCAGAAGGGTTTGAAAGAAATGGCAGTAAAGAATTTAGACAGTTTTTATCAATTTCAAAAGGTTCGGCTGGAGAGGTAAGAGCACAATTGTATGTTGCTTATGATTTAGATTATATCACTAAAGAAGAATTTGAAAAATTAAATTCACTCGTGTTTGATACTAGTAGAATGATTAGTGGGTTTATAAATTATTTAAGAGACTCAGAATTAAAAGGTGCTAAGTTTAACTAAACTTTGGACATTTTAACTTTTAACTTTGGACTGTTATGACGATAGAAGAAATAGAAAACGAAATTATTGAAGAGTTTGAGATGTTCGAAGATTGGATGCAACGTTACGAGCATTTAATTGACTTAGGAAAATCGATGCCGATGATTGAGGAGAAGTATAAAACGGAGGACAAGCTCATCAAAGGTTGTCAAAGTCAAGTGTGGATGCATTCTGAACTAAAAGACGGCAAAGTTGTTTATACTGCAGACAGCGATGCGATCATCACCAAAGGAATGGTTGCTTTGATGATACGGGTGTTATCCAATCATACACCTCAAGAAATTATCGATGCCAAATTGGATTTTATAGAAAAAATAGGATTAACAAAACATCTTTCGCCCACCAGAAGCAATGGTTTGTTAAGCATGATTAAACAAATGAAGCTGGATGCTTTGGCTTATAAGAATAAGCTAGTTTAAAGTTAGAACGTTCAAAGTTCAAAGTTTGCTAATCGCAGAAAATGAATTTTGATCCTACAACTTTGGACTTTTAAACTTTAAACCTTGAACTGAAAAATGCCTGCAATTATAAATACATACAACACCGAACTAACGCAACGCGTAATCGACACGATTAAAACGTGCTACGATCCGGAAATCCCTGTTGATGTTTGGGAACTAGGTTTGATTTATGAAATCAACATCGATCAGGAAAATAATTTAGTTGTGAAAATGACATTGACCTCACCGAGTTGTCCGGTTGCTGAAACCTTACCTCCTGAAATAGAAGATAAACTAAGAGATGTAGAAGGAATCCGTTCTGCTAAAATTGAATTAACATTTGAACCGCCCTGGGAAAAAGAAATGATGAGTGAAGTTGCACAATTGGAGTTGGGTTTTATGTAATATACTTTGACTTAGGGAAAGTCGACTACTTGAAAAGAAATAATGAGTGAAGAAATTATAAATAAAGTTTCGCAAAGCGAACTCGTAACCATCGACCTGGAGGCGTTTTATCCTGAGGGCGAGCGGGTTTTGTTTGACATCAAAGATCATTTGTTTCAAGGATTGATTTTGCGTGAAAAAGACTTTCGGGAATTTATTAAAAACGAAGACTGGACTAAATACAAAGACAAATATGTTGCATTGATTTGTTCGGCAGATGCAATTGTTCCTACCTGGGCATATATGTTGTTGGCAACACAATTAGAACCGGTTGCGAAAAAAGTTGTCTTTGGTGATTTAGAAACCTTGGAAACAATTCTATACTCTGAAATTTTAAGCCAATTAAACATTGATCAATACAAAGATGCGCGTATTGTTATAAAAGGCTGTGGAGATTTACCTGTCCCGAAAGCAGCTTATGTTCAAATCACCAGCATGCTTCGTCCCGTTGCAAAAAGTATTATGTATGGCGAACCTTGCTCTACGGTGCCGTTGTATAAGAAAGCGAAGGAGTAAGCCACAGATTCACTGATTAAATTTTAAAAATAAAATTATCTCAGATTTTAATATTACTTAAGGTCTAAATTAAAGTCATTCCGTGAGGGAATTTCATCCAACACTTTCTGTAGTGTTTCTCTTGATGTCAAAAGAATTATTGCTGTTTCGATTGCAATAAGAGTTTTGTTATATTCTTCCATTCCACTCTTCGTGTCGAGATGCTCTTTATAGTCTGGATCCAAATGAGCATAAAACTTGTCTCGCACAGTTGTCATTTTTTTTATTTCAGCAGAGAGGTCTTCAAACATTTTTAAGCACTCTTGAATTTCTTTTTGTAAATCTGGTCTTTGGATTTTTAAAAGATTCAACAGAATGAAAATATTATCTTTATTATTGGTGGTGTTCTTTACTATTTTATATAATTCGATA
This portion of the Bacteroidota bacterium genome encodes:
- a CDS encoding SufE family protein — encoded protein: MTIEEIENEIIEEFEMFEDWMQRYEHLIDLGKSMPMIEEKYKTEDKLIKGCQSQVWMHSELKDGKVVYTADSDAIITKGMVALMIRVLSNHTPQEIIDAKLDFIEKIGLTKHLSPTRSNGLLSMIKQMKLDALAYKNKLV
- a CDS encoding IscS subfamily cysteine desulfurase, whose translation is MKTPIYLDYNATTPVDQRVLDVMLPYFNQNFGNAASRTHAFGWIAEEAVKVARQQVANLLNCLDQEIVFTSGSTEGINLAIKGVWENYQSKGKHIITVKTEHKAVLDTCKALEKRGALVTYLNVDREGMIDLQELKEALTPETILVAVMYANNETGVIQPIKEIADLVHANQSFLFCDATQAVGKITIDVQEEHVDIMCVSAHKFYGPKGVGALYVRRKDPRVTLFPQIDGGGHERGLRSGTLNVPGIVGLGKACELAAQEMWDDAVRISKLRTRLEQLLCERPNTFINGSTKNRLYTTTNICFGGIRSETILKQIPSIAVAMGSACNSAVAEPSHVLKAMGLSDEDSYSSIRFSLGKYTTEAEIKEVIETFKSVCF
- a CDS encoding cysteine desulfurase, producing the protein MDIHKIRADFPILSRKVNGKPLIYFDNGATAQKPKSVIDAIDTYYKNQNANIHRGVHTLSQEITVAYENARSTVQKHLNAKHAHEIIFTRGTTDSINLVASSFGKKFISKGDEILISAMEHHSNILPWQQVCEEKGAILKVIPINENGELIISEYKRLLTDKTKIVAVTHISNTLGTINPIEEIIALAHVKNIPVLVDGAQAVPHTGVDVQLLSADFYVFSGHKLFGPTGVGILYGKEKWLNELPPYQVGGGTIKTVTFEKTEYAGLPLKFEAGTPHIEGGIGLAAAIDYVNEIGLENIAAYEHELLVYATEALLKIEGVKIIGTAKEKASVISFVVDGLHPFDVGTILDQLGIAVRTGHHCTQPLMQFYKVPGTLRASFAFYNTKEEIDVFIEGLKKAINMLK
- a CDS encoding DUF59 domain-containing protein → MPAIINTYNTELTQRVIDTIKTCYDPEIPVDVWELGLIYEINIDQENNLVVKMTLTSPSCPVAETLPPEIEDKLRDVEGIRSAKIELTFEPPWEKEMMSEVAQLELGFM
- a CDS encoding four helix bundle protein, which translates into the protein MAKINSFEDIQAWQKARELNKEIYKVSNGGAFSKDYGLRDQIRRASVSIVSNIAEGFERNGSKEFRQFLSISKGSAGEVRAQLYVAYDLDYITKEEFEKLNSLVFDTSRMISGFINYLRDSELKGAKFN
- a CDS encoding RNA polymerase sigma factor — protein: MQQYTDQEIIAMFQNEQSRNMSIHFMMKQYQERLYWHIRKIVIDHDDADDVLQNTFIKAWKGMETFKGDSKIYTWLFRIGTNESISFLRQKRSNVTSIHPIEYHLSNSLSSDTYFEGDEIQLKLQKAILTLPEKQRIVFNMRYYDETPYEEMSEILETSVGALKSSYHIAAKKIEEVLLNR
- a CDS encoding DUF2480 family protein, which codes for MSEEIINKVSQSELVTIDLEAFYPEGERVLFDIKDHLFQGLILREKDFREFIKNEDWTKYKDKYVALICSADAIVPTWAYMLLATQLEPVAKKVVFGDLETLETILYSEILSQLNIDQYKDARIVIKGCGDLPVPKAAYVQITSMLRPVAKSIMYGEPCSTVPLYKKAKE